A region of Streptomyces sp. NBC_01267 DNA encodes the following proteins:
- a CDS encoding C40 family peptidase: MSHTAHIPSHRKPRLSTAKNVLRAGVAGGVLSTIAVAGAAGSANAAEPVTETTIQMPTLSAAQVAEATEQAATDLQQQAQQDTAAQDAAKAAKKAKTDAVHKAEAKKKAEAKAKAEAEAKKKAEAAALQRASRSSARTTLNAVPASSVSNTGGSSSSSSSQATGSAASIVSFVKSHIGDAYVMGGTGSSSWDCSGLVQAAYKNIGVDLPRVSQGQSTAGTQVSLSNLQPGDILYWGSAGSAYHVAIYVGGGQFVGAQNPSSGVVERPLSYDQPTGAVRVL; the protein is encoded by the coding sequence AGCACAGCCAAGAACGTGCTCCGCGCCGGAGTTGCCGGTGGCGTTCTCAGCACCATCGCAGTGGCAGGCGCCGCCGGTTCGGCAAACGCTGCCGAGCCGGTGACCGAGACCACCATCCAGATGCCCACCCTCAGCGCCGCACAGGTCGCCGAAGCCACCGAGCAGGCCGCCACCGACCTGCAGCAGCAGGCCCAGCAGGACACCGCGGCCCAGGACGCCGCCAAGGCCGCCAAGAAGGCCAAGACGGACGCCGTCCACAAGGCCGAGGCCAAGAAGAAGGCCGAGGCGAAGGCCAAGGCCGAGGCCGAAGCCAAGAAGAAGGCCGAGGCGGCTGCCCTGCAGCGCGCGTCGCGCTCCTCCGCCCGTACGACGCTCAACGCCGTCCCCGCGTCCAGCGTCAGCAACACCGGCGGCAGCAGCTCCTCCAGCTCCTCGCAGGCCACCGGCTCCGCCGCGTCCATCGTGAGCTTCGTGAAGTCCCACATCGGCGACGCGTACGTCATGGGCGGCACCGGTTCCAGCTCCTGGGACTGCTCCGGCCTGGTCCAGGCCGCGTACAAGAACATCGGCGTCGACCTGCCGCGCGTCTCGCAGGGCCAGTCGACCGCGGGCACCCAGGTCTCGCTGAGCAACCTCCAGCCCGGCGACATCCTTTACTGGGGCAGCGCGGGCAGCGCGTACCACGTGGCCATCTACGTCGGCGGCGGCCAGTTCGTCGGCGCGCAGAACCCGAGCTCCGGTGTGGTCGAGCGCCCCCTGAGCTACGACCAGCCGACCGGCGCGGTCCGCGTTCTCTGA
- a CDS encoding quinone oxidoreductase family protein produces MRRIRFQPWDTAEPFVIDEVPVPVPGPGQLLVHTEVVGVGIGLVRMLRGRTAPEAGPGGEMVGRVAALGVGVAGFEVGDRVGGVVFEDVYARSVLAAPALVTRVPPEVTAPDALALVRGGLVALGALRAGRFERGESVLVTAAASGSGHLAVQLARALGAGRVVAAVGSPEKAGFVRGCGADEVVTYGQESWGDPVDVVLDGVGGALVQRGVDALAPHGRLVAFSAGGGAVDAGSLLGDLKSVTGFSVGRISRDRPERIARLRAELWDLHAAGRLHPAHTALPLDRIAEAVELVEARGNLGRVLLRTG; encoded by the coding sequence ATGCGCAGGATCAGGTTCCAGCCGTGGGACACCGCCGAGCCGTTCGTGATCGACGAGGTGCCCGTGCCGGTCCCGGGTCCCGGGCAACTGCTCGTACACACCGAGGTCGTGGGGGTGGGGATCGGTCTCGTCAGGATGCTGCGCGGCCGTACCGCGCCGGAAGCCGGACCGGGCGGCGAGATGGTCGGGCGGGTCGCCGCGCTGGGCGTGGGTGTGGCGGGGTTCGAGGTCGGGGACCGCGTGGGCGGGGTGGTGTTCGAGGACGTCTACGCCCGGTCGGTGCTCGCCGCCCCTGCGTTGGTCACTCGTGTACCGCCGGAGGTGACCGCCCCGGACGCGCTTGCGCTGGTACGCGGCGGCCTGGTCGCGCTCGGCGCACTTCGTGCCGGACGCTTCGAGCGGGGCGAGTCGGTCCTGGTCACCGCGGCGGCCAGTGGGAGCGGGCATCTGGCCGTGCAACTGGCCAGGGCGCTGGGTGCGGGTCGGGTCGTCGCGGCGGTCGGGTCGCCGGAGAAGGCCGGCTTCGTGCGCGGGTGCGGCGCCGACGAGGTGGTGACGTACGGGCAGGAGTCCTGGGGCGACCCGGTGGACGTGGTCCTGGACGGCGTCGGCGGCGCGTTGGTGCAGCGGGGAGTGGACGCTCTCGCGCCGCACGGCAGGCTCGTGGCGTTCAGTGCGGGCGGCGGCGCCGTGGACGCCGGAAGCCTGCTCGGCGACCTCAAGTCGGTGACCGGGTTCTCCGTCGGACGGATCAGCCGCGACCGGCCCGAACGGATCGCCCGGCTGCGGGCAGAGCTGTGGGACCTGCACGCCGCGGGCCGCCTGCACCCGGCGCACACGGCGCTGCCGCTCGACCGGATCGCGGAGGCCGTCGAGTTGGTCGAGGCGCGCGGCAACCTCGGCCGGGTCCTGCTGCGCACGGGCTGA